A window of the Oscillospiraceae bacterium genome harbors these coding sequences:
- a CDS encoding redox-sensing transcriptional repressor Rex, producing the protein MPKRSKISMSVIRRLPRYYRFLNQLDRDGVTRISSTELSARLGLTASQIRQDLNCFGGFGQQGYGYMVHQLAQEIGIILGIEHRYRTVIFGAGNIGHAIAAHMDFEELGFHLTGIFDNDPAKIGSVINGIEVLDTQLFDEFYQKHLPEMAILCIPRSAMKETVERLYALGIRNYWNFSHYDISMKYPDAVVENVHLNDSLLTLCYQISNQKKPVKKPVK; encoded by the coding sequence ATGCCAAAACGCTCTAAAATTTCCATGTCCGTCATTCGGCGGCTGCCACGCTACTACCGCTTTTTAAATCAGCTGGACCGCGACGGCGTAACCCGTATTTCCTCAACAGAACTTTCAGCTCGGCTGGGACTGACCGCCTCCCAAATTCGGCAGGACCTAAACTGCTTCGGCGGTTTTGGGCAGCAGGGCTACGGCTATATGGTACATCAGCTGGCGCAGGAAATTGGAATCATTCTGGGAATTGAGCACCGCTACCGCACCGTTATTTTCGGTGCCGGAAACATCGGCCACGCCATTGCAGCACACATGGATTTTGAAGAACTCGGGTTTCATTTGACCGGAATTTTTGACAACGACCCCGCAAAAATTGGCAGCGTAATCAATGGTATTGAAGTACTGGATACGCAGCTTTTTGATGAGTTTTATCAGAAACATCTGCCGGAAATGGCTATTCTGTGCATTCCGCGCTCGGCCATGAAGGAAACCGTTGAACGCCTATACGCGCTTGGCATTCGCAATTACTGGAATTTCAGCCACTATGACATTTCCATGAAGTATCCGGATGCTGTAGTTGAAAACGTGCACCTAAATGACAGTCTGTTGACCCTGTGCTACCAAATCAGCAACCAGAAAAAGCCCGTAAAAAAGCCTGTAAAATAA
- a CDS encoding aconitate hydratase translates to MGLTIAQKIIKEHLVSGSMTVGSDIGLKIDQTLTQDATGTMAYLEFEAMGIDRVKTEKSVAYIDHNTLQTGFENADDHRFIQSIAKKHGIWFSRPGNGICHQVHLERFGIPGKTLIGSDSHTPTGGGIGMLAIGAGGLDVAVAMGGGAYHINMPKMLRVNLTGKLPAWVSAKDVILKVLQVLTVKGGVGKIVEYAGEGVATLTVPERATITNMGAELGATTSIFPSDEVTREFLAAQGREADWKPLASDPDAVYDEEITIDLSSLEPMAACPHSPDKVRTVRELAGMKIDQVCIGSCTNSSYLDMMRVASIFKGKTVADNVSLAVAPGSKQVYNMLAKNGALGDIIGAGARVLECACGPCIGMGQSPNSAGISLRTFNRNFEGRSGTKDGQIYLVSPETAAASALAGVLTDPRTMGEENAIAMPKTFLINDNMVIAPASPEDAKNVKILRGPNIKPFPSTVPLEASVDAKALLKVGDNITTDHIMPAGAKILPYRSNIPYLSNFCFTVCDPEFPERARKYKKGIIVGGQNYGQGSSREHAALVPLYLGIKAVLVKSFARIHCANLVNAGIVPLVFRDEKDYDRIDQMDELSLPDIRTELENGLIVTVSDKTKGFTFKAEAPLTARQQKMILAGGLLNYTKAKHQK, encoded by the coding sequence ATGGGCCTGACGATTGCGCAGAAAATTATCAAAGAACATCTCGTTTCCGGCAGTATGACTGTCGGCAGTGATATCGGCCTGAAAATTGACCAGACACTCACCCAGGATGCCACCGGTACCATGGCTTATCTGGAGTTTGAAGCAATGGGAATTGACCGCGTAAAAACAGAAAAAAGTGTGGCCTACATTGACCACAACACCCTGCAGACCGGCTTTGAAAATGCCGATGACCACCGCTTTATTCAGAGTATCGCCAAAAAGCACGGCATCTGGTTTTCACGCCCGGGCAACGGTATCTGCCACCAGGTGCACCTGGAGCGTTTTGGTATTCCCGGCAAAACGCTTATTGGCTCTGACAGCCACACCCCAACCGGCGGCGGCATTGGCATGCTGGCTATCGGTGCCGGCGGACTGGATGTGGCCGTGGCAATGGGCGGCGGCGCCTATCATATCAATATGCCGAAAATGCTGCGCGTTAATCTGACCGGAAAGCTGCCCGCCTGGGTCAGCGCGAAAGACGTCATCTTAAAAGTGTTGCAGGTACTCACCGTAAAAGGCGGCGTGGGCAAAATTGTGGAGTACGCCGGCGAAGGCGTCGCTACTCTGACTGTGCCGGAACGCGCAACTATTACCAACATGGGTGCCGAGCTTGGCGCGACAACCAGTATCTTCCCGAGCGACGAGGTTACACGGGAATTTTTGGCTGCACAGGGCCGCGAAGCGGACTGGAAGCCGCTCGCCTCTGACCCGGATGCGGTATACGATGAAGAAATCACCATTGACCTTTCCTCTTTGGAGCCAATGGCCGCCTGCCCGCACAGCCCGGACAAAGTGCGCACTGTACGCGAACTGGCCGGCATGAAGATTGACCAGGTCTGCATCGGCTCCTGCACCAATTCCTCTTACCTGGACATGATGCGTGTTGCCTCTATCTTTAAGGGCAAAACCGTTGCCGACAATGTGAGCCTTGCCGTTGCCCCTGGCAGCAAGCAGGTTTACAATATGCTGGCTAAGAACGGTGCATTGGGCGACATTATCGGCGCAGGCGCGCGCGTACTGGAATGTGCCTGCGGGCCGTGCATCGGCATGGGGCAGTCCCCCAACAGTGCCGGCATCTCTCTGCGCACGTTTAACCGCAACTTTGAGGGACGCTCCGGTACAAAGGACGGGCAGATCTACCTTGTCAGCCCGGAAACCGCCGCGGCAAGCGCACTAGCCGGCGTACTGACCGACCCGCGCACCATGGGCGAAGAAAACGCGATTGCTATGCCAAAGACTTTCTTAATCAACGATAACATGGTCATTGCGCCTGCCTCCCCGGAAGACGCAAAGAATGTAAAAATTCTGCGCGGACCAAACATCAAGCCTTTCCCGTCAACTGTCCCACTGGAAGCTTCTGTAGACGCCAAAGCGCTGTTAAAAGTCGGTGACAATATTACAACCGACCATATTATGCCGGCCGGCGCAAAGATTCTGCCTTACCGCAGCAACATCCCCTACCTTTCCAATTTCTGTTTTACGGTCTGTGACCCGGAGTTCCCGGAACGGGCACGCAAATACAAAAAAGGCATCATTGTAGGCGGGCAGAACTACGGACAGGGTTCTTCCCGTGAGCACGCGGCATTGGTGCCGCTGTATCTAGGCATTAAGGCGGTACTAGTAAAAAGCTTTGCCCGCATTCACTGTGCAAATCTGGTCAACGCTGGCATCGTTCCGCTGGTGTTCCGCGACGAAAAGGACTATGACCGCATCGACCAGATGGACGAGCTCTCTCTGCCGGATATTCGTACGGAACTGGAAAACGGCCTGATCGTAACTGTTTCGGATAAAACCAAAGGCTTTACATTTAAAGCGGAAGCTCCGCTGACCGCACGTCAGCAGAAGATGATTTTAGCTGGCGGCCTGCTGAACTACACCAAAGCAAAGCATCAGAAATAA
- a CDS encoding L,D-transpeptidase, translating to MTFQKNGLILPLVIKDDPTAKVTVNSGDQTVAAVSSSSWNSQKNAFVYDVKSVSAGTTMLSISDGTTTTQIPVTVAKQVQITLDTPSPYTFQQVGKSYTVLIHTDYDQAPAVSSSDTSVMTAAAPQYDKTSGGYLCTMKAVGSGSATLSVTAGSTTKYLQVSVPQITIWADTSSYTFNKTGQQYTVLIRTVPNAVPTVSSSNSSVVTAGPVQWKTGLAGYLCTLTGQGGGTADVTIAAGKSVQIIKVKFAATVSCDTGSYTFQTSGQEYTMLVKTSTGEKPQLSTSNAEIASIGAVRKNGSNGYLCVLRAGQRAGTADISIWAGGTTVHVPVSLTLSQTNLWVDTASYSFYKVGQQYTALIRTNPKIQPIVTSTNPSVVTADTPVWNAKSGGYLCKMTAVGSGSADLIVRAGSQERRVAVKFEPKLTCDTSSYTFYTFGQEYTMLVTTTANTSPNITLKDPNIVTVSSETLDGTGRYLIKLQAGNTAGSTQVVISSGTAQKIVSVTLDPAKVVMWADTSTYTFRQNGQQYTALIRTTPNVRPVATSSNTAVATADTPVWSAKSNGYLCKLTGKGDGDATITLQAGNAVQTIRVQFITTISCDTGSYTFLTRGQEYTMKVDASTGAKPSVTSGNTSVVQVVSLTKDGSGYLCKLRAGDTSGKASVSITSGKGKVSVPITVALKPVAISLDTSSYTFYYKGQQYTALAVIANSTPAVISADGSASSVQISKQNGNRYFMKLTAQQNGTTTLRVRAGSSEKTAVIKVSLENISITANASSHSFTNVQQSYEFVFYTSHNFAPQFKTSNSRVASVQNLGWSASQKGYRCKVTSISSGSATITAYIGSAAQRSVSVKVSTPISSLDNSMLQRAQQYTSPTSYLFLVDTSNHHVCAYSGSRYNWKLIRSFACTNGAPATPTIKGTFHTQSRGYYFDSGVARCFYYTQIYGGYMFHSVLYSQTPTPTTIIDGRLGQALSHGCVRLALDNAKWINKSIPLGTTVVIY from the coding sequence ATGACTTTTCAGAAGAACGGCCTTATCCTGCCGCTTGTCATCAAGGATGATCCAACAGCAAAAGTGACAGTCAACAGTGGGGATCAGACAGTCGCCGCTGTTTCCAGTAGCAGCTGGAACAGCCAGAAAAATGCCTTTGTTTACGATGTGAAATCCGTTTCTGCCGGCACCACTATGCTGAGCATTTCAGACGGCACTACGACAACACAAATTCCTGTCACTGTGGCAAAACAAGTACAGATTACACTGGATACTCCATCGCCCTACACATTTCAGCAGGTGGGGAAAAGCTATACTGTCCTCATTCACACAGACTATGACCAGGCCCCTGCGGTTTCCAGCAGCGACACGTCGGTTATGACAGCCGCTGCGCCGCAGTATGATAAAACCTCCGGCGGGTATCTCTGCACCATGAAAGCAGTGGGCAGTGGCAGTGCAACCCTGTCAGTTACAGCCGGCAGCACAACAAAATATCTGCAGGTGTCAGTGCCGCAGATAACCATTTGGGCAGATACATCTTCCTATACATTCAATAAGACCGGACAGCAGTATACGGTCCTGATTCGCACGGTACCGAATGCTGTGCCAACTGTTTCCAGCAGCAATTCTTCAGTTGTCACAGCGGGTCCGGTACAGTGGAAGACCGGCTTGGCAGGATATCTGTGCACCCTGACCGGCCAAGGCGGCGGCACAGCAGATGTTACGATTGCTGCCGGAAAAAGTGTGCAGATTATTAAAGTGAAGTTTGCTGCAACAGTTTCCTGTGACACAGGTTCCTACACATTTCAAACGTCCGGGCAGGAGTACACCATGCTGGTGAAAACTTCTACCGGCGAAAAGCCACAGCTTTCAACCTCGAATGCAGAGATTGCTTCGATAGGCGCTGTTCGCAAAAACGGCAGCAATGGCTATCTGTGCGTGCTGCGCGCCGGACAAAGAGCCGGTACGGCAGATATTTCCATTTGGGCAGGCGGCACGACTGTCCATGTACCGGTTTCTTTAACTCTGTCCCAGACCAACCTGTGGGTAGATACCGCTTCGTATTCTTTCTATAAAGTGGGCCAGCAGTACACGGCATTGATTCGCACCAATCCTAAGATTCAGCCGATTGTTACCAGCACCAATCCTTCTGTGGTGACCGCAGACACGCCTGTGTGGAACGCAAAAAGCGGCGGTTACCTCTGTAAAATGACAGCTGTCGGCAGCGGCAGTGCAGACCTCATTGTGCGGGCCGGCAGCCAGGAAAGGCGAGTCGCTGTGAAGTTTGAGCCAAAACTCACCTGCGACACATCTTCTTATACGTTTTATACGTTTGGCCAGGAATACACAATGCTGGTGACTACCACAGCAAATACAAGCCCGAATATAACACTTAAAGATCCCAATATTGTAACAGTTTCTTCAGAAACACTTGACGGCACCGGCCGCTATCTGATTAAATTGCAGGCAGGAAACACAGCTGGCAGTACACAAGTTGTCATTTCCTCTGGTACAGCGCAAAAAATAGTATCAGTCACATTAGATCCGGCAAAAGTCGTTATGTGGGCCGATACTTCTACGTATACGTTCCGTCAAAACGGCCAGCAGTATACCGCATTGATTCGCACGACTCCCAATGTTCGGCCAGTCGCCACCAGTAGCAATACCGCTGTTGCGACCGCTGACACACCGGTTTGGAGTGCAAAGAGCAATGGCTATCTCTGCAAACTGACCGGCAAAGGCGACGGCGATGCCACGATTACTCTACAAGCAGGCAATGCTGTACAGACCATTCGGGTACAGTTTATTACCACCATTTCCTGTGATACGGGTTCATACACATTTTTAACCCGTGGGCAGGAGTACACCATGAAAGTGGACGCCTCCACTGGTGCAAAGCCTTCAGTTACCTCTGGCAATACATCAGTTGTGCAGGTCGTTTCGCTTACAAAAGACGGCAGCGGCTATCTTTGCAAGCTGCGTGCAGGTGACACATCTGGCAAAGCGTCTGTCAGTATTACTTCCGGCAAAGGAAAAGTATCCGTTCCGATTACGGTAGCCCTAAAGCCGGTTGCTATTTCCCTGGATACTTCTTCGTATACTTTCTACTACAAAGGCCAGCAGTACACAGCACTTGCAGTGATTGCCAACTCTACACCGGCAGTTATTTCCGCTGACGGCAGCGCTTCTTCTGTACAGATCAGCAAACAGAACGGCAACCGCTACTTTATGAAACTGACTGCGCAGCAAAACGGCACAACCACACTGCGTGTGCGTGCAGGCAGTAGTGAAAAAACTGCTGTCATTAAAGTTTCTCTTGAGAATATCAGCATTACCGCAAATGCTTCAAGCCATTCTTTTACAAATGTACAGCAGAGTTACGAATTCGTTTTTTACACTTCGCACAATTTCGCACCGCAGTTCAAGACCTCAAACAGCCGCGTTGCTTCTGTACAGAATTTGGGATGGAGTGCTTCGCAGAAAGGCTATCGCTGCAAAGTCACTTCGATTAGTTCCGGCTCTGCTACGATAACCGCATACATAGGAAGTGCTGCACAGCGGTCTGTCAGCGTCAAAGTGAGCACGCCGATTTCCTCCCTTGACAATTCCATGCTGCAGCGGGCACAACAGTACACCAGCCCTACCAGTTACCTGTTTTTAGTAGACACCTCTAATCATCACGTCTGTGCCTATTCTGGCAGCCGCTATAATTGGAAACTGATTCGCAGCTTTGCCTGCACCAATGGAGCGCCTGCGACACCGACCATTAAAGGTACGTTCCACACGCAGTCCCGCGGGTATTATTTTGATTCCGGTGTGGCGCGCTGCTTCTACTACACCCAGATTTACGGTGGCTATATGTTCCACTCTGTACTGTACAGCCAAACGCCTACACCGACCACAATCATTGATGGCCGCTTAGGGCAGGCACTGTCTCATGGATGCGTCCGCTTAGCACTGGATAACGCAAAGTGGATTAACAAAAGTATTCCTTTGGGCACTACTGTAGTGATTTACTAA
- a CDS encoding NADP-dependent isocitrate dehydrogenase, protein MEKIQMKTPLVEMDGDEMTRIIWKMIKDILLTPYIDLKTEYYDLGLKHRDETQDHVTIEAAEATKKYGVGVKCATITPNAARVEEYGLHQMWKSPNGTIRAILDGTVFRAPILVKGVTPFLPNWKKPITIARHAYGDLYRNVELTVPAGAKAELVVTDKDGKETRKTIHDFDGAGVVQGMHNLDASIASFAHACFNYALATKQDLWFASKDTISKIYDHRFKDIFQEIFDKEYKEKFDALGITYFYTLIDDAVARVIRSNGGFIWACKNYDGDVMSDMVATAFGSLAMMTSVLVSPTGVYEYEAAHGTVQRHYYKYLKGEPTSTNSIATLFAWTGALKKRGEIDCLPDLISFAEKLEKASIQTIEDGVMTGDMYLLSTLRHKEKVGTEEFLQAVNTRLQPML, encoded by the coding sequence ATGGAAAAGATTCAAATGAAGACGCCGCTCGTTGAAATGGACGGCGACGAAATGACCCGCATCATTTGGAAAATGATTAAAGATATCCTGCTGACCCCTTACATCGACTTAAAGACCGAATACTACGACTTGGGCCTTAAGCATCGCGATGAAACGCAGGACCACGTAACGATAGAGGCCGCCGAGGCCACTAAGAAGTACGGTGTTGGTGTAAAATGCGCCACTATCACACCAAATGCAGCCCGCGTAGAGGAATATGGCCTGCACCAGATGTGGAAAAGCCCCAACGGCACCATCCGCGCAATTTTGGATGGAACGGTTTTCCGTGCACCGATTCTGGTAAAGGGCGTGACGCCTTTTCTGCCAAACTGGAAAAAGCCGATCACCATTGCCCGCCATGCGTACGGGGATTTGTACCGGAATGTAGAGCTGACTGTACCGGCCGGCGCAAAAGCAGAGCTGGTAGTCACCGACAAAGACGGCAAAGAGACCCGCAAGACCATTCACGACTTTGACGGTGCCGGCGTAGTGCAGGGTATGCACAACTTGGATGCTTCCATTGCCTCTTTCGCGCACGCCTGCTTTAACTACGCCCTGGCAACCAAGCAGGACCTTTGGTTTGCCTCGAAAGACACTATTTCTAAAATTTATGACCACCGCTTCAAAGATATTTTCCAGGAAATCTTTGATAAAGAATACAAGGAAAAGTTTGACGCACTTGGCATTACCTATTTCTACACCCTGATTGATGACGCGGTCGCGCGCGTAATCCGCAGCAACGGCGGCTTTATCTGGGCCTGCAAAAACTACGATGGCGACGTGATGAGCGACATGGTTGCCACAGCTTTCGGCAGCCTTGCCATGATGACCAGTGTGCTGGTTTCCCCCACTGGTGTGTATGAGTACGAGGCCGCACACGGCACTGTGCAGCGGCATTACTACAAATACCTGAAGGGCGAGCCGACCAGTACCAACAGCATTGCCACTCTGTTTGCTTGGACCGGCGCGCTGAAAAAGCGCGGCGAAATAGATTGCCTGCCCGACCTTATCTCTTTTGCAGAAAAGCTGGAAAAGGCCTCTATCCAGACCATTGAAGACGGCGTGATGACCGGCGACATGTACCTGCTGTCTACCCTGCGTCACAAAGAAAAAGTGGGTACAGAAGAGTTTTTACAGGCAGTCAACACCCGCCTGCAGCCAATGCTGTAA
- a CDS encoding cysteine desulfurase, with protein MKNEIRNVIYADNAATTPLSKAALSAMLPYLTEDYGNASALYSLGRRTRKAVEQARDCIAACLGADPEEIYFTSCGTESDNWAINGMAQQRAKSGCHRIVTSAFEHHAVLHTCAALPGFSVTYLPVHKDGYVCPEELRAALTPDTALVSIMYANNELGTIQPIDEVAAVCRAAQVPFHTDAVQAAGHLPIHVHQERIDLLSLSAHKFGGPKGTGVLYIRRGLHPAPLLHGGAQEQGKRGGTENVAGIVGMAAALKERTDSLPADAVRISSLRNQLENGLLAAIPGSFRNGGTRRLPGHLNLCLPGIDGEALLLMLDQVGICASSGSACTAGSIDPSHVLRAIGLSDKLARSSLRFSLGVQNTPAEIERMLSCIPAAVKRLQAL; from the coding sequence TTGAAAAACGAAATACGGAATGTGATTTACGCCGATAACGCCGCAACAACGCCGCTCTCTAAAGCAGCACTATCGGCCATGCTTCCATACTTAACTGAGGACTATGGAAACGCCTCTGCCCTGTATAGCTTAGGCCGCCGCACGCGCAAAGCTGTTGAGCAGGCACGTGACTGCATTGCCGCCTGCCTGGGCGCTGACCCGGAAGAAATTTATTTTACCTCCTGCGGTACAGAAAGCGACAACTGGGCCATAAATGGCATGGCACAGCAGCGGGCAAAGAGCGGCTGTCACCGCATTGTCACCTCTGCCTTTGAACACCACGCGGTTTTGCACACTTGTGCAGCTCTGCCGGGCTTTTCTGTAACATACCTGCCTGTGCATAAAGACGGCTATGTGTGTCCTGAGGAGCTGCGCGCGGCTCTTACGCCTGACACGGCGCTGGTCAGCATTATGTATGCCAACAATGAACTTGGAACGATTCAGCCGATCGATGAGGTGGCTGCTGTATGCCGCGCGGCACAGGTGCCGTTTCACACGGATGCGGTGCAGGCAGCGGGACATCTACCGATTCACGTACATCAAGAGAGAATTGACCTGCTCTCGCTTTCGGCACACAAATTTGGCGGCCCAAAGGGCACTGGTGTCTTGTATATCCGCCGTGGTCTCCACCCTGCCCCGCTGCTGCACGGCGGTGCGCAAGAGCAGGGAAAACGCGGCGGCACCGAAAACGTCGCAGGAATTGTGGGCATGGCTGCAGCGCTCAAAGAACGAACGGACTCTTTACCGGCGGATGCCGTACGCATTTCTTCCCTGCGCAACCAGTTGGAAAATGGCCTGCTGGCCGCCATTCCCGGCAGCTTTCGAAACGGCGGTACCCGCCGTCTGCCGGGCCACCTAAACCTGTGCCTGCCGGGCATTGATGGCGAAGCTCTGCTTCTAATGCTTGACCAGGTGGGCATCTGTGCTTCTTCCGGCTCTGCCTGCACTGCCGGCAGCATCGACCCCAGCCATGTGCTGCGGGCCATTGGCCTGAGCGACAAATTGGCACGCAGTTCTCTGCGCTTTTCGCTTGGGGTACAAAATACCCCTGCAGAAATTGAACGCATGCTTTCCTGCATTCCTGCCGCGGTCAAACGTCTGCAGGCGCTTTAA
- the rnhA gene encoding ribonuclease HI, with protein sequence MKHLDIFTDGACSGNPGPGGWGAVLRYKMAEKEISGGEAETTNNRMELTAVIQALTCLKEPCEVTLTTDSRYVCDAVAKGWLAAWQRRGWKKADGKPALNRDLWQQLLPLLQRHKVKFVWVKGHAGHPENERCDKLAVSQWMRIKKE encoded by the coding sequence ATGAAGCATTTGGATATTTTTACTGACGGCGCCTGTTCCGGAAACCCGGGCCCGGGTGGCTGGGGCGCTGTGCTGCGCTATAAAATGGCAGAAAAAGAGATAAGCGGCGGCGAAGCTGAGACAACCAACAACCGCATGGAGTTGACCGCAGTCATACAGGCGCTGACCTGCCTGAAAGAACCCTGTGAGGTCACACTGACTACTGACAGCCGCTATGTGTGCGATGCTGTCGCCAAAGGCTGGCTCGCCGCCTGGCAGCGGCGCGGCTGGAAAAAAGCCGATGGCAAACCCGCTCTGAACCGCGACCTATGGCAGCAGCTGCTGCCTCTTCTGCAGCGGCATAAAGTCAAGTTTGTGTGGGTAAAGGGCCACGCCGGCCACCCGGAAAACGAGCGCTGCGACAAACTGGCCGTTTCGCAGTGGATGCGCATAAAAAAGGAATGA
- a CDS encoding conjugal transfer protein TraX: MDNSRTAPPRRGSVGGISACAVKYFAIVCMLADHIAWAFVPTFSPLGFVMHALGRITAPCMCFFLAEGYLHTHDIRRYLLRLGVFALLSWPCFTYFEMGPGTVALKPGMIWSLFFSLLAVLACDRLPNLPLKVLAAAGCMLATTVGDWPVYSVLFTLIFWKWHGNFRRQALYFSAAALFTAVSLAARSSAGVHMLLYFVMQLSVLLALLPLSRYSGKRGGEKHPAFHKWFFYVFYPAHLLVLGFLRYSVFT, encoded by the coding sequence ATGGATAACAGTCGTACTGCCCCGCCCCGCCGCGGCTCTGTGGGCGGTATCTCTGCCTGTGCAGTCAAATATTTTGCCATTGTGTGTATGCTGGCCGACCACATTGCGTGGGCGTTTGTCCCCACCTTTTCCCCGCTTGGCTTTGTCATGCATGCCTTGGGTCGCATCACCGCGCCGTGTATGTGCTTCTTTTTGGCCGAGGGTTATCTGCATACGCACGACATCCGCCGCTACCTGCTGCGGCTGGGCGTATTTGCTCTGCTTTCATGGCCCTGTTTTACCTACTTTGAGATGGGTCCGGGTACTGTTGCGCTGAAGCCCGGTATGATTTGGTCGCTGTTCTTTTCACTGCTGGCGGTGCTTGCCTGCGACAGGCTGCCAAACCTGCCGCTCAAGGTGCTGGCTGCTGCCGGCTGCATGCTGGCAACCACAGTGGGCGACTGGCCGGTTTACAGTGTTCTATTTACCCTGATTTTCTGGAAATGGCACGGTAACTTTCGCAGGCAGGCACTCTATTTTTCGGCGGCTGCCCTGTTTACAGCCGTTTCCCTTGCAGCACGCAGCTCCGCCGGCGTACACATGCTTCTGTATTTTGTAATGCAGCTGAGCGTCTTACTGGCACTGCTGCCGCTTTCCCGCTACAGCGGCAAACGCGGCGGCGAAAAACACCCAGCTTTTCACAAATGGTTTTTCTATGTTTTTTATCCGGCGCATCTGCTCGTGCTAGGATTTCTGCGCTATTCGGTTTTTACTTGA
- a CDS encoding DUF4315 family protein, protein MPRRKKEENMSYEERISQINSQIEQCKETVSQLRSQRRQLQKEQDEKAMQQIYDYIRASDMSPEQFLSQLQQDEKHSPCVEPFSI, encoded by the coding sequence ATGCCACGCAGAAAAAAAGAAGAAAATATGAGTTATGAAGAGCGTATCAGCCAAATCAATTCTCAAATCGAGCAGTGTAAAGAAACTGTTTCTCAGCTGAGAAGTCAGCGCCGGCAGCTGCAAAAAGAGCAGGATGAAAAAGCCATGCAGCAGATTTACGATTATATCCGTGCCTCTGACATGAGCCCCGAGCAGTTTTTAAGCCAGTTGCAGCAGGATGAAAAACATTCGCCCTGTGTAGAGCCGTTCAGTATTTGA
- a CDS encoding acylphosphatase produces MRYAVRVTGIVQGVGFRYTVCRTAEEEKLTGWVKNEWDGSVSIEAQGQIQNLERFLREIQERSRWADIDHLEHRRIAECSGESSFHVKY; encoded by the coding sequence ATGCGGTATGCTGTGCGGGTAACGGGCATTGTGCAGGGGGTTGGGTTTCGGTACACAGTCTGCCGGACCGCCGAGGAGGAAAAACTGACCGGATGGGTCAAAAATGAGTGGGACGGCAGTGTCTCGATTGAGGCACAGGGGCAGATACAGAATTTAGAGCGTTTTCTGCGGGAAATACAAGAGCGCAGCCGCTGGGCCGATATTGACCATTTGGAACACCGGCGCATTGCAGAGTGCAGCGGCGAAAGCAGCTTTCACGTCAAATACTGA